The Methanosarcina acetivorans C2A genome includes the window AATCGGAAGGCTTGAGCGTTTCTGCGCAGACTATGAACGCGAAAAGGGTGTGAAGGCTCCTGAAGTCATGCCCCCGACAGGCAAGAAGGTAGCAGTTGTGGGTTCAGGCCCTGCAGGGCTTACTGCCGCAGCAGACCTTGCAAAGCTCGGGCATAAGGTCACAATCTTTGAATCCTTGCACAAAGCCGGAGGAGTCCTGAGTTACGGCATCCCCGAGTTCAGGCTGCCAAAAGAAATTGTGCGGCAGGAAGTAGAGTACATCGAAAAGCTTGGGGTAGAGGTCAAGCCCAATTATATCATCGGCAGGATCAAGACCCTGGACGAACTCTGTGACGATTTCGACGCCGTTTTCCTGGTTACGGGCGCAGGGCTCCCGAACTTCATGGGAATCGAAGGAGAAAACTTAAACGGCGTATATTCCGCAAACGAATTCCTGACCCGCGTAAACCTCATGAAAGCCTATGACCCCGAATATGATACAATGGTCAGGCACGGGAAACATGTGGTTGTCGTTGGAGGCGGAAACGTAGCGATGGATGCAGCCCGTTCTGCCCTCCGCCTTGGCGCCGACGAGGTAAGCATAGTCTACCGCCGCGGAGAAGACGAAATGCCTGCCCGCCGGGAAGAAATCGAACACGCCAAAGAAGAAGGCATAATTTTCAGGCTCCTTACAAACCCTGTCCGCATCCTCGGGGACGAAAAGTTCAACGTTACAGGTGTCGAATGCATAAAAATGGAACTAGGAGAACCCGACAAGTCCGGAAGGAGAAGCCCTGTTCCCGTAGAAGGCACGGAGTTCCTTGTCCAGGCTGACGTTGTGATCATCGCTATAGGCACCTCCCCGAACCCGATCATATTCAAAGGCTCAGAAGGACTTGAACAGAACAGGCGGGGCACTGTTGTTGCTGACGAGGAAACCGGCGCAACCTCCAAATGCGGAGTCTTTGCCGGCGGAGACGCGGTCACAGGCGCAGCAACCGTAATCAGTGCAATGGGCGCAGGTAAAAAAGCTGCAAAAGCAATTGATGCGTTTTTGAAAGAAAAGTGAGAAAATAGCAAGATAAATATAAAGTTGTAATGAGACAAAAGAAAAACTGGTGGATCGATTCCAGATTAGAGCCATAAACCTGAACTTCAAAATCTATCTCATGGCAAACAAATCCCTCTCCAAATAGTGGATTTATTTGGGAATCGAAGCACTAGAATTTCTTCTCTTGCTAATTTTTATTTCTTGTATCTCAACCTTCTTTTGCTGGGTTTCTATTATTTGCTCATTCGTAATGGTTAGAAACCTTATTGAATTCCTCATCCGCCTGAGCATAATGGCTTGTTTCCATATATCTGCAGCCGGCTTCAAGGTGTGGCAAGTCTTCTTTGAGTTGTGCCAAAAATCCGCATATTTGGATAACTCCCACAGAAACTTCTGAATACTCCGAATCTTTTAGCTTCTCCAGAATCTGTTGGGATTCGGAAAATTTCTCGGAAGCTTTTCCGAATTCATCGGCGGCTTCACCCCAGCTTTCGGCCTTAAAATATTCAAGTCCCTTCGAAAAAAAGTTGAACCCTTCCATATAAGGATACATCCCACTCATTAAAGCCCTGAGTTCCGCATACATAATTTCGCTGGTTTCCAGATCATCTCTTAACAGAACAATGGAACTCTTCTCCTCTACCGGTACTGAATCAAGATCGAGCATAAACACTTTTTCTTTTGCTGAACTTAATAAAACAGCAGAATCATTTAAAGCTTCGTTCATTTTGTCTATTTCTTCTTTACTCGAGTCAAATTCTTCTGAATACATGTATGCAAAAGATTTATCGAAATGTTCCATAGCTATGATAAAACTCTGTAGAGAATGAACCCTATCCAGACCAGCTTCAGCTAAAATTTTATATCTCTTAATATCCTGTCTTTCTTCTTCGTAATCCGAAGAGGCACTATTAAGAATCTTTAAGGCTTCCTCGAAATCTGTTTCGGAAGCGTCCAGACTCATTTTCGCAGTGATATAGGTACCTGAGCCCATATCTTCTTTTACGGATATACTTCTGTTTTCAGCTCTATTAATAAGTAAAGAAGAAGTATTGATTTCCTCTGCAGCAGAAACTTTATTATCTACCTCTGCAGCAGAAACTTCGTTCTCTACACATCCTGAAAAAATTATTGTTAAAAAGAGCCCCATAAGAACAAGACCACTTCCTCCCAGAAGTTCTTTCTTTCTTGTGTCCATATTTCAACCCCCCAAAGTACTAAAGGAAAATTAAACTTGCAGAGATTCGTGTTTCCCGCAATGAAACGACAATTTATAGAAATTCAGACATTTATATAAGGAAACATTCTCCAGAAAACAATAACTAGTTTGGAGTTTTAGAAGATAAATGTTTCTACAAATATAGAAAGTATGAATAAAAATAGTCAGATAGAGTGATATAAAAGAGGGACAAATAAAATAAAAAAAAGATGCCAATAGAAATTAAAAGTTTTCAAGAACCACTTTTAAAAGTACAACTAAAGCAACGATCACAAACAAGGTCCACACAAGTGGTAGAAGAATCCGAAGCAGGAAATACAGTATTATCGCGATCAAAATTAACTGTACTAAAGAAAGTTTTCTTCTTCCTACGCGCAGAGAGCGCCGATTAAATCCGTGAGTCATGCTGTAAACCTTCCAGATTTTTCATTTGTATTTCTCTTTTGTATATATTAACTTCTACTCTCTTATTATATTTTTTGCCCGTAGATAAGAATAAATCCCAAAAAATTTCAGATGGTTAGCCAGAAATGAAATTGAAACCACTGAGTAGAGAGCAAAAGAGGTCAGATAGGAGACAGAATAAAAATTGGAACCCATATCCTTTTCAAAAATTTGCAGCCTAAATTTATAGAAGTTCAGCAGGAAAAATTCAATAGCAGGTCTGCTGGGAATCGAACCCAGGTTCGGAGCTCCGGAGGCTCCAGTGATATCCTCTACACCACAGACCTTCATCGTGAAAAAGTTACGCCCGGTTAACTGACTTACAGGAATGTGATCAGTTAACTGGCTGTTTATAGTGCCAAATAGCTTATAAATTTAATCCTCAATCAAATTATAAATATTCTTAAAGAAAGTTGATCAAAATAAACTTGCTGCAGGCTAACTCAAAGATTTCAGGTTCCATATTGAGTTCAGGATGAACCTATCCCAAAACTCAAAATTGTTTCTAAATTTCAAATTCCAAATTATAAATCGAGTTTCCGATCATGAAAATGGTTTTGAGACTTTTATCGATGTGAGAATTAAATTGGTTTTGGGATGAGCTCGATGTTTTAGTATTTAGTTCAGGACCTTATTCTTCCCACTTTTGACCGTATTTTTCTTCAAACACAAGTTCCGGAAGGGCTTTCCGTGTAGAAGTTCTTTTTCCGGGAGCGGGTTCTCCTATGGCAAGCACTGCCATAAGTTCGAGCTTTGATGAGCAGCCCAGGATTGAATTAACCTTTTCATGCTGGTTCAGGATTTCCCCTAGCCAGACTGCCCCCAAGCTGAGTCCACAGCAGGCAAGGAGCATGTTCTGGATGGAAGCTCCTATCGCCTGGATATCTTTTGTCCTGTTGTACGAATGTTCTGTATCCAGGAAAGCTGCGATAAGCAGGGCGGCTCCTGCCACGATGCCGGAATAATGTGTGCATTCCGAGAGCTTCTGGATGGTTTCAGGGTTCCTGACAACTGCAAAGCGCCAGGGCTGGTTGTTCAAACCGGAAGGAGCCCAGCGGCCTGCATTGAGGATCGTGTTGATTTCTTCTTTGCTGATGGGTCTGTCCGTAAACTCCCGGACACTCCTTCTGTTGAGAATAGTGTCAATGACTTTGTTTTCTCCTGTTACTGGCATATTTTCTCTCCGGGTTGAATTTTCAATTTCAGATTTATGAACTTTCTGTTAAAAGATTGAAATCAGGTTATAAAACATAATTGAAAAACGTTTTCATGGGAAAGGAAAACCGCCTCTCATCCCTGAGTCGTTTCCTTAGATTCAATATTGGTCCCTTTCAACTACAGTGTCGAGTTTTAGGGTCACTTTTACCTGGTTGGCAGGCGGCCAGGACCCTGCCGGCACGGAGAAGAAAATTTGAAAGCTTCTGGCTCCGGTCTCGGAATAGATCAACCCGTTAATGAAGGACCAGCAGTCAGAAAAAGTCCAGAAAAAACTGGAAAAACAGAAAAAATCGAAAAAAAGAAATTGCCAAACCACCCGATAGGTGGCCTGAAACCGAAAAAAAGAAACTTAAAGCTCAGTCGTCATCAATCTTCTTGTTGAGCCAGGGGATGTTTGCCCGGATTTCCTTGCCGACAACCTCAAGAGGGTGTTCCTTTTCCTGGCGTTCCATGGCCTTGAGTACTGGGTGGTTGACCATGCCTTCAAGGACGAATTCCTTTGCAAATTCCCCGTTCTGGATCCTTGCGAGGGCCTCGTACATAGCTTCGCGGGATTCTTCATTGATGATCCTCGGACCAACAGTCATGCCACCGTATTCGGCAGTGTTGGAAACGGAGTGCCACATTCTCTCAAGCCCGCCTTCGTAGATAAGGTCGACAATGAGCTTGACTTCATGGCAGGTTTCGAAGTAGGCCATTTCAGGCTGGTAGCCTGCTTCCACAAGCACTTCAAAAGCGGTCTTGATAAGTGCGGAAAGTCCTCCGCAGAGGTCAACCTGTTCTCCGAAAAGGTCGGTTTCGGTTTCTTCACGGAAGGTAGTTTCGTAAACTCCGGCCCTGGTTGCGCCGATACCCTTTGCGTAGGCCAGAGCAAGGTCTCTTGCTTTTCCGGTTGCGTCCTGGTAGACTGCGATCAGGCCCGGCACTCCGATGCCTTCTGTGTATGTTCTCCTGACAATGTGTCCGGGGCCTTTG containing:
- the gltA gene encoding NADPH-dependent glutamate synthase gives rise to the protein MQEVQGEKPGKAKKERTPMPEQPAEERRKNFNEVTLGYTKEDALAEASRCLACKDPKCVEGCPVNVDIPGFIQLICEENFEGAIERIKATNALPAICGRVCPQETQCEARCVLGKKSQPVAIGRLERFCADYEREKGVKAPEVMPPTGKKVAVVGSGPAGLTAAADLAKLGHKVTIFESLHKAGGVLSYGIPEFRLPKEIVRQEVEYIEKLGVEVKPNYIIGRIKTLDELCDDFDAVFLVTGAGLPNFMGIEGENLNGVYSANEFLTRVNLMKAYDPEYDTMVRHGKHVVVVGGGNVAMDAARSALRLGADEVSIVYRRGEDEMPARREEIEHAKEEGIIFRLLTNPVRILGDEKFNVTGVECIKMELGEPDKSGRRSPVPVEGTEFLVQADVVIIAIGTSPNPIIFKGSEGLEQNRRGTVVADEETGATSKCGVFAGGDAVTGAATVISAMGAGKKAAKAIDAFLKEK
- a CDS encoding nitroreductase family protein encodes the protein MPVTGENKVIDTILNRRSVREFTDRPISKEEINTILNAGRWAPSGLNNQPWRFAVVRNPETIQKLSECTHYSGIVAGAALLIAAFLDTEHSYNRTKDIQAIGASIQNMLLACCGLSLGAVWLGEILNQHEKVNSILGCSSKLELMAVLAIGEPAPGKRTSTRKALPELVFEEKYGQKWEE
- the ilvC gene encoding ketol-acid reductoisomerase gives rise to the protein MATIIYDNETTFDALKDKTIAIMGYGSQGHAHARNLHESGLNVVVGLRKGSSSWAKAESDGLKVMTVEEAAKAADVIMILLPDEKQASVYYSQIEPSLEAGNALVFAHGFNIHYNQIVPPKDVDVFMVAPKGPGHIVRRTYTEGIGVPGLIAVYQDATGKARDLALAYAKGIGATRAGVYETTFREETETDLFGEQVDLCGGLSALIKTAFEVLVEAGYQPEMAYFETCHEVKLIVDLIYEGGLERMWHSVSNTAEYGGMTVGPRIINEESREAMYEALARIQNGEFAKEFVLEGMVNHPVLKAMERQEKEHPLEVVGKEIRANIPWLNKKIDDD